The sequence ATTTGGGCTCGACCGGGCAGCATGAGGTCGAGGTGGCGTGTCCAGGTTGTCAGGTGGCCTGGTTAAACTCCTGACGCAAACACAAGTGCCAACGCTAACCCGTTGCGCATGGCTGCTTAAATAGCAGCCCGTCCTGGCGGAGATGTCTGCTATCCGGCAGGGCGACGACAGCAGGCTCGCTCATGAGGGTAGGCGCCGTGACACATGAGTCAGAACACCACGACGCTGGGCTGGCCGGAGCCTGTCGCTGGGCGCCGGGCGGCCGAGAACAAATCAGACGACTACACACGTAGAAGCCTCTTCTGAAATGCCACGGGACGCGGGTTCGATTCCCGCCGCCTCCAATTACCTCTAGCGAGATCCTGCGGTTGAATGCGGTTTGCTGCGGTTTCCTGGGGGGTGACCCCGGGGAACTGCGGGATACTGCGAGGTCCAGCGGTCGGGTACTGCGCCGCATTCTGCGCCGCGCCCCGGGCCGCCTTATCGAAGAGCTCATCGGGGACGCCATTGGTGTAGTGCTTGCCGGACACGGTGATATCGTGGCCGATCCACTTGCTGACGGCATACTACGGGAAGCTCATCGCCCACTCCCGCTCGCAGCTCGACCGGAGGGTCTGCCAGAGCTTCTCCCAGAGCTCGACCCCTGCCGCCGCCGTGATCTTGCGTACCCACCGCATCATGTTGCCCTGGCCGGTGATCGTGACCAGCCGCTCCTCATCGCCGATTTCTACGACTTCATGCTGTGGCTGGTCCGGCACACGGAGAAGTTCCCCCGCCACCACCGCTACGGTCTGGGCACGGCGATGGAGAATCGTCTTCAGGCCATCCTCGCCTCACCGCGTCGAGTGGAGTTCGCTCGTCGAAGGACGCCCGTTTGGACCCGTTGCCGAGGTGGACTCGCAGGCCCACGGGCTTCGCAAACACAAAATGAGGAGGGCCGCTCATGACGGCTCGCTCTTTGACAATCGTGATTGTGAGCGTCTGGCGGGGGGTCCGGATCGCTTGCTGGCGAGCCCTTGGATGGGCCCCGTTTTCATCGCGAGGGCAGCGGTGCGGGCGACGGAGGAGGGCCTTATTCGGTGGCTGCTCATTCGGCGGAACATCGGAACCGGAGAGCGAGCGTACTACCTCTGTGCCGCCCCGAAGAGGACCCCCGCAAAAGACCTGGTGATCGCGACCGGGCAGCGTTGGGTCATTGAAGTCTGCTTCGAAGCCGCGAAGCAGGAAACGGGGCTGGATGAGCACGAGGTCCACTCGTGGGACGGTTGGCATCGCCACATCATGCTGTCGATGTTTGCCTTGGTGTTCCTGATCGTTGTTCGCTCGGCCGGAGCATCGCCGAAGCGGGCGCACTCAAAAAGCGCTGCGACCTCGTCCTGCTGACGGAACCGGAAGTCCGATGACTCCTGATTCGAATCATCTGGCCGCGACTGAACGAGGACGAGCGGACCATGGTGTGGTCCGCTTGGTGTCGCAGACACCAGGCCACGGCCCAACGATGTCACTACAGGACCCGGAAACGAAAAACGCAACTGTAGTACCAGCTATGTTCCAGCACTGCTACCGCGGTGAGGGCATGCCTCCCAGGGCTTCGGGCGCAGACTCGGCGGGGCCCGTGGTGCCGGCGGGTGGAACGATCCTGCCGGTCAGGACTCCCAGCCGGTAAGCGGCGAAGTTGGCCGACCAATGAGCACCTTCGGAGCTACCGAGCGAAACCGAGTTGCGATACGCGAGGATAGCCTCTTCCCGCTGGCCGCGGACCTCTCTGAGCTGACCCACTGCAAACCAGATCACGGGGCCGAGAGTTCGCTTCGCAACTGCGTCCTCGCACCAGCGTTTGAGGAATTCCTCCTCGGTAACCAAGCCCAAGTAATAGGCAGAGCACCAGTGGTCGGGATCGGCATTGGCCGGTGGACCGTTCGACCAATCTGAGCAAGCCCGCAGAGATTGTCTGAGAGCTGCCATAGCTTCCATTTCGCGACCGCAACTCAATAGTGCCCAGCCCAGGGACTTTGAATAGTAATCCTCAGCGCCGTATTGGCCGGCTGCGGATTTGATCGCCGTGGCCGCCTTTTCAGCTTGCCCGCCAACAATGAGGAACTCCCCGTACCACAGGAGCTGGCGGGGCGCCGCCATCGCCAGGTCTGCCGGTCTGGGACTGATGGACAGGGCTAGCGTCACGCCTTCCTGAACGCCTTGGACAGACTGAGCCAGCGACTCGAGTTCGTATATCGTCGACAGCGCCTGTTCGCTCTCCGAGCTTTCGGCGGCACATTTGAGGAGGACGCCATGAAGCGCCTGGGTTCGCACTTCGTTGGACAAGCCCCTGCGATTCTCGATTTCTGCCGCGACTCTGGACCAATCTCGCAGCCGGGCGTACGACTCGCTGACCACGGATTCCGCCTGGCTCCTTGCGGCGAGGGCGGCCAGTCGCTCGGTGTGCCGAACGCGCATGGGCAGCCTGTCCCACACGCAGGCGTTGTCCCACGTGGCCAATCCGGCCACGATGCGCCTGCCGTCGGGGCTGAAAGCAACCCAAAAAGGATGCTTAGGGGCAGGCAGCACAAGCACAGTCTCGCCCGTTCGGGCATGCCAGAGCCGGATGGTCCCATCTGCGGAAGCGCTGACGATCCGGCTTCCATCCGGGCTGAATGCGACCGAATACACCCGACCGCCATGGCCGTGAAGGGTGTTGAGTTCCCCGCCCGTAACTGCCTCCCAGAGTCGGACAGTAGCATCTTGGGAGCCCGTTATGATGCGGGTGCCGTCCGGGCTGAATGCGGCGGAGACGACCTCATCGCGGTGCCCTCGGATCACGTTAAGTTGCCTGCCCGTTGCCGCATCCCAGATACGGGTAGTCCGGTCGTAAGAACCGGTCAGGACTCGCTTGCCGTCCGGACTGAAGCTCACCGAACGCACATCGCGTTCGTGCCCGCGGAGCACCATGATTTCCTTTCCGGAGCCAGCATCCCAGAGCCGGGCGGTGTTGTCCTTCGAGCCGGTCACGATCCGTCGGCTGTCCGGGCTGAAGGCGACTGCGGTGACCTCTCCCTGGTGGCCCGCAAGCAACCGAATCGGTCGGCCCGTGGCTGCATCCCACAGTCGAGCTGTCTGATCCGCAGAGCCGGTGAGGACGAGGCGATTATCCGGACTGAAAGTGGCCCGCTCGACGAGGCTGGTGTGCCCCCAGAGCACGACCAGTTTCCGGCCGGTGACCGCGTCCCAGATTCGAGCGGTCTGATCGCCGGAGGCCGTGAGGATGCGCGCGCCGTCGGGGCTGAACACGGCTGACCGCGTCCACCCGCTGTTCCCACGGAGAAGCATGGGCTGCCGCAGAACAAGCGCGTCCCGGTCGGAAGCGGCATTCCCGGGTCCGCTGAGCGCCTTCTGGTCCTCGTGCTGGGAGTTGAGGTAATGCCACTCCCAGTTGCGGTGGCGGGCCGGAGCCCTGTCCAACTGCTGGCGCAGCGTGTCCCAGGCGCCGTTGTTCAGGGCCTTTTGCGCGGCCTTGATGCAGGTCAGGTATTCCGGCAAGGATGCCGACTCGGCGAGTTGGCGGTTGGCGCGAACCACGTGCACCAGGACAGGCACGATGATCGCCAGGATGACGGCGAATCCTGCGGTGATGGCGAGGTGTGCCCTGTAGGGGCGGAGCAGCTTCCTCGTGCGGTACCAAATCGACTCCGGCCCGGCAAGCAACGGGCGGCCCGCCAGGTAGTTCGCGATATCGCCGGCCAGTTCGGCCACCGAGTGATATCGCTGGCCGGGGTCCTTCCGCAGGGCTTTGAGCGGAATCCACTCGAGTTCGCAACGCAGCGTGGAAACGAGCGTGGGCACGATCGTTCCGCGGTGCCGGGCTGCGTCGGTAGCCCTGTCTCCCAGGTAGCGCAAGCGCGTGCTGGGGTGCGGCGGATCGGCTTCGCGGATCGTCCTCAGAATGGCTTCCAGCCCAGCCCGCCGAAGCTCCTCCGGCTCGAACGGTGGTACCCCGGCCAGCAACTCATACAGCACCACGCCCAGCGAGTAAATGTCCGAGCGGATGTCCACTGCGTCTGGCGCGCCGGCCGCCTGCTCCGGGCTCATGTACTCCGGCGTACCCACCAGGATGCCTTCCTCCGTGAGCAGCGTTTGCTCCAGCGGCTCATGGGCCAAAGCCTTGGCTACGCCAAAATCAATCACCTTCACCTGAGGCTGGCCGTCCTGCTCCACCACAAGGAGGTTGGATGGTTTAATGTCTCGGTGGATCACGCCTTTGTGGTGAGCGTGCTGGATAGCCTCACAGACCTGCGTGAACAGCTCCAGCCGCTGCTGGATCGAAAGACTCCGCCGGTCGCAGAAACCGGTGATCGGCTCGCCCGGGGCGTATTCCATGGCGAAGAAAGGCCGATGGTCGTCCGTTAATCCGGCATCGAAGATCCGGGCAATGTTGGGGTGCTCCATCATCGCGAGCAGGTTTCGCTCGGCCTCGAAGCGGGCGATGATCCGGCGGGAATCCATGCCCGCCTTGAGCACCTTGAGGGCAACGGCCTGGTGGATCGGTTCGGTCCGCTCGGCGAGGTAGACCACGCCCATGCCGCCCTCGCCCAAGAGCCGGACAATGCGATAGGGGCCGATAGCATCGGGGACGGGTTGGACGGCCGGATCCGCGGCTTGGGTGTGACCCGGGTCCTCGTCGGCAGCCTCGGCCTCACCTTCGGCGACTCCCTGGTCGT comes from Phycisphaerae bacterium and encodes:
- a CDS encoding serine/threonine protein kinase translates to MLPERWERIKELFHAALDRPAEQRQAFLLAECGTDEEVRREVEELLAHDQGVAEGEAEAADEDPGHTQAADPAVQPVPDAIGPYRIVRLLGEGGMGVVYLAERTEPIHQAVALKVLKAGMDSRRIIARFEAERNLLAMMEHPNIARIFDAGLTDDHRPFFAMEYAPGEPITGFCDRRSLSIQQRLELFTQVCEAIQHAHHKGVIHRDIKPSNLLVVEQDGQPQVKVIDFGVAKALAHEPLEQTLLTEEGILVGTPEYMSPEQAAGAPDAVDIRSDIYSLGVVLYELLAGVPPFEPEELRRAGLEAILRTIREADPPHPSTRLRYLGDRATDAARHRGTIVPTLVSTLRCELEWIPLKALRKDPGQRYHSVAELAGDIANYLAGRPLLAGPESIWYRTRKLLRPYRAHLAITAGFAVILAIIVPVLVHVVRANRQLAESASLPEYLTCIKAAQKALNNGAWDTLRQQLDRAPARHRNWEWHYLNSQHEDQKALSGPGNAASDRDALVLRQPMLLRGNSGWTRSAVFSPDGARILTASGDQTARIWDAVTGRKLVVLWGHTSLVERATFSPDNRLVLTGSADQTARLWDAATGRPIRLLAGHQGEVTAVAFSPDSRRIVTGSKDNTARLWDAGSGKEIMVLRGHERDVRSVSFSPDGKRVLTGSYDRTTRIWDAATGRQLNVIRGHRDEVVSAAFSPDGTRIITGSQDATVRLWEAVTGGELNTLHGHGGRVYSVAFSPDGSRIVSASADGTIRLWHARTGETVLVLPAPKHPFWVAFSPDGRRIVAGLATWDNACVWDRLPMRVRHTERLAALAARSQAESVVSESYARLRDWSRVAAEIENRRGLSNEVRTQALHGVLLKCAAESSESEQALSTIYELESLAQSVQGVQEGVTLALSISPRPADLAMAAPRQLLWYGEFLIVGGQAEKAATAIKSAAGQYGAEDYYSKSLGWALLSCGREMEAMAALRQSLRACSDWSNGPPANADPDHWCSAYYLGLVTEEEFLKRWCEDAVAKRTLGPVIWFAVGQLREVRGQREEAILAYRNSVSLGSSEGAHWSANFAAYRLGVLTGRIVPPAGTTGPAESAPEALGGMPSPR